Proteins co-encoded in one Halorussus lipolyticus genomic window:
- a CDS encoding OmpL47-type beta-barrel domain-containing protein, translating into MTRQRLSAVFFSILLVVSAATAAVPASALAPNGGLGVAGNEAGNTGGNDATTTLTTTTTVANDETTTITETTTTVAETTTVNETTTTEDETENRSGPSARTADPKVSSALLDRVDLAATGPTADSTGGTEFVQVVVRSSSGQSEKVAGLVGNYDGEVQARHGNLVQARIPAAAVTSLAESPAVEFARRPRTPETDEIRSEGLSNMDVGNVHDAGVTGENVTVAVIDMGFDVTNPEISDQLTDWRNFSSPGSPNTMQNESGLHGTGTAELVADTAPNASIVAVKVGTEVELYEAIDWIEANTSADVVTMSLGWYNVGPLDGTAQMNREIDTSVQNGTTWLTSAGNEADQSHWNGTWESSEDRWLNFTATDDAMNVTPAGGAGAVSIAISWNDWGGSNENYDAYLYNASGDIVAGSATYQNGTQNPTEYIYEYVNEPVYLRIYNRSANGTSSFDVFFRGNSDPEYWTKARSLTVPATGPEVITVGATHYEDNRLESFSSRGPTIDGRVKPDVVAPDGMPTSAYPDGFYGTSAAAPHTAGVAALMLDANESLTPAEVEERLESSAVPLRGTEPNSQTGYGLVDADGAIASVEEPFPDRVTYSADLTEADGDAAVDDDVVAYALDSSRSAETTTDATGNFSMMAEGANDSYLLGYYQGDFDQPSAEFMARDGSPDLQALGIVNATNSSDLGDVTLPEAHVLNVTVVDESGAPVSNAEVDVMDFQIRNGEGGYVPFTAETDADGRLVVAGRPGIEVVGDVRVRAAPPDGTTRFAGSNYTEVIDVQSDTNLTLTLDSAGASVSGLVTDAAGNASSDDLVSLSSDVTGDFETAYTNATGDFTVTGVETGAPYTVGYYQDWNAMTVFPRDGVADLYALDRVNVTGDTDLGRFEVPNASVMNVRVVDESGEAVPGANVSVAHHGQNATTVLSRVSMDSQGWITPGEGRGIEVTGEVTVEVTPPESDLFVGKNYTRNLTITGDKNVTVVLEDNAVTFNGTLKESDGDPASNVDVVARQRAGEDEFVTETGSDGNFSMLAEQADLAYALGYYQGDRDQRGPDFMPRDGSPDLYTFDLANGTNATDVGTVTPPQAHVLNVTVVDESGDPVPNVTVYVGDSRTEGSIGHGIGLFSTTDANGKLSPGDAAGIEVVGTVTARVYAPDSSRFVDDMYTQYFSDLTSDENLTITLQERVNVSGQIDEADGTPSSDDLLAATSDTADDFPTANSDSGGNFSLTGLAAGERYSINYYQSYGSDSATFPRDGSPDVYVVDTVNVTEDMDLGHRDLPNASVLNVRVVDEDGDPVEGADAAVVHRRLDTTAGFAGFTTDSAGYATVYDRRGVEMTGNVTVEVRPSENNTRFVNETTVRNVTVTSDRNVTVSLTERRVNFTARIDESDGTAASGDTVGFKRLPDSPGTRGYTNSSGEFTVELEPDERYQLEYYQDDLATDADLAFPDDGSPDLYALGRYNSSETRNLSAALPEAYDLNVTVETAAGAPIENAEVKIRHHGAGDAIAMHGVPTNAEGMMEPPTSDGPGFEVTGEVDVIVKPPENATYEPTKTSLTVTNATNLTMVLRDSIDISGNITEETGEAAADDLVFVPAEDVSGQGFAYTDAGGSFSLTVGESSGTYDVQYYQGNFTDKDETFMPRDGSPDLYSVASVNASQSTDLGNVSLPPANVLNVTVVNESDLPVENASVRVRHTHDEATTAIAGLSTDEQGRMRISNPSVNPGIEVRGNVTIEVTPPENATGYRNETSSRVLSVTNDTAVSVTLAERDETAPTITQFGLESTGQNLDVEVRADEELANLTVDLGGDASGTLTRENFTLVRNDTELVYTANVSDGRDGRFEATLVNASDLAGNDGANGESSSVVVDTHAPAVYTSILDRNDSDNLVTDGETVRIEATVVENRTSVANVTANATALGAGTVNLTHRFADTYAAAVTVSDADNGTHSIPVTATDAAGNTNVSSGSIEVDNAPPEISYFTVSSGISESTLKIEIHSQEQLKTRKVNLNNSNGNTITFTNLTSATRIGTYAYTVNYDVNKDGTYRATLVNATDAAGNRVAGEPTNETVVDTHAPNVSDFSMANDAGTVTVSFEADEELNSSSVIANVTNESGAQIRTLDSFSASGGTYTASFDAGSGVNETWTAELVRAEDDHGLDGASGQQASAFVDATAPTISAFDATFENGTLTVTFDADEELNQSATTVRVADADGNAVTLDSFAVSSTDTYTATYDVSSGVHRQWYSAELTRAEDPAGNPATYDTTVDVAVEVDTLAPTVQNFAVVADGQDVDLVLDADEDLTGINASVGGEVSETLSRADFGESYDSGTYTYRANVSNGTDGTFEATLGNASDAYGNDGATGQTASAVADTHAPEISNFSATLDATTIDVRLSANETLDADRISVVIENDEGHAVDYLQSFEETGQNEYWSRYEVNSGVTENWTVRLRLAEDTHGNDGATGQTEALFVDTVPPNVTDFDAAYANRTITATLTADEKLSAGDTAVSIVNESGDVPIFMSQIGFSHVEGTTYEATYSVRDGANGTYSVTLDRVTDDSGTLNRTDLSRTVVVDTTIPEVADFSARSLADGSIAVNFSANESLGDIAVSVSGPDSATLTEADFTNDSGTYTATYAPATDGEYTVTVERAADEFGNDGATGQTDSVVVDTHAPEISNFTATSADGRSVVVTFDSNESLVGISLVHEGLTEVDLSENETAGDYTYQWTLEADEDGEYTVRLVEAVDAHGNDGAGNRTVSAVVDTRAPNTSATLSGTETDAGFSSDVTLNLTVSDALSGVSETNYRLGGSGDWVPYDGNVTISGDGNRTVEFYSVDADGNAERRAIQNFTIDTHAPNSSVEASGDVGESGWFTSAVSVNVTATDETTGVERVEYRVDDGEWTTYDGNVTIADDGRHTVEYRAIDAVGNHEDNGSSSVEIDATDPETKFATNATESDYGWYDSDVAVNLSADDATSGVSETYYRVDDDNWSVYEGNLTITEDGNHTVEFYSVDLAGNVETNRTRTVSIDTTKPEFGSSPGLNRTDEILPEHAISVVVDARDGRGVADVTVGGVSVGPDGKGPVPASPKLGNHTFEVVITDLAGNQRVVEAGEYSVGREVEMNQTDNGTLSAETDDTNVGAVTIDPENETGNASVKVGTSKSNPTNSSVENGTSLYFPQINTSVSNDNIENASVTLTVEQSRVRQRYVLPGTVKFWVQNETTSEWTKVDARRVGQTDDTYTYDIEAPHFSTYAVTGDTESADPNITAFGPQNDSLVAGNVTLSASYGDGYSGIDPANVTLTLEDAGGTEDVTSEADVTDSGLAFTRNLSAGTYNATLSVTDNASNAASRAITFTVANRSSGGDDGNGGSGGGSGGSGGGGGGGAGGAPPPAVQVSVVELTQTGFRAEIANARSGSAGRVSLDGGIAVGDVTVQRLVVTPESEEAEARFFIDGAVSQTLPEGASALDATELGYLNLSTTYISSSALAEVGVTFAVPAESAAVAENVALYRLDGGSWTQIETSVVAERGGKYVLRANAPGVGTFAVGAQGGDLSVTEASVGAQEVQAGGTVEVTATVENVGEGAGTATAEISVGGETVAEEQVTVSPGESETVTVEVTLDSPGTHEIAVNGVSAGEVSVAGDSATTAEGGDGDSGDGSGDDGSDGDSGSSGGIPGFGVSATLAALAAGLLVARRLE; encoded by the coding sequence GTGACCCGCCAGCGCCTCTCGGCGGTCTTCTTCTCCATCCTGCTGGTGGTTTCGGCCGCTACCGCCGCAGTCCCCGCGTCGGCGCTCGCGCCGAACGGCGGCCTCGGCGTGGCGGGCAACGAGGCCGGCAATACCGGCGGCAACGATGCCACGACCACGCTGACGACGACCACGACGGTTGCCAACGACGAGACGACCACAATCACGGAAACGACGACCACAGTCGCCGAAACCACGACAGTCAACGAGACGACCACGACCGAGGACGAGACCGAGAATCGGTCGGGACCCTCGGCGCGAACCGCGGACCCCAAAGTCTCGTCGGCGCTCCTCGACCGCGTGGACTTGGCCGCCACCGGCCCGACCGCCGACTCCACCGGCGGCACGGAGTTCGTACAGGTCGTGGTCCGCTCCTCGTCCGGCCAGAGCGAGAAGGTCGCCGGACTCGTCGGTAACTACGACGGCGAGGTGCAGGCCCGCCACGGAAACCTCGTGCAGGCCCGCATCCCCGCCGCCGCGGTCACCTCGCTCGCGGAATCACCCGCCGTCGAGTTCGCCCGCCGACCCCGGACTCCCGAAACCGACGAAATCCGGAGTGAGGGCCTGAGCAACATGGACGTGGGCAACGTCCACGACGCGGGCGTCACCGGTGAGAACGTCACCGTCGCGGTCATCGACATGGGTTTCGACGTGACGAATCCCGAAATCTCGGACCAACTCACCGACTGGCGCAACTTCAGTTCGCCGGGGAGTCCGAACACGATGCAGAACGAGTCCGGACTCCACGGGACCGGAACTGCCGAACTCGTTGCTGACACTGCACCCAACGCGTCCATCGTCGCGGTGAAAGTCGGAACCGAGGTAGAACTCTACGAGGCCATCGACTGGATAGAGGCCAACACCTCGGCCGACGTGGTAACGATGTCACTGGGTTGGTACAACGTCGGCCCGCTCGACGGCACCGCTCAGATGAACCGCGAAATCGACACCTCCGTCCAGAACGGCACGACGTGGCTCACCTCTGCGGGCAACGAGGCCGACCAGAGCCACTGGAACGGAACGTGGGAGAGCAGTGAGGACCGCTGGCTCAACTTCACCGCCACCGACGACGCGATGAACGTCACGCCGGCCGGCGGTGCTGGCGCGGTAAGCATCGCCATCAGTTGGAACGACTGGGGTGGAAGCAACGAGAACTACGACGCGTATCTCTACAACGCCAGCGGCGACATCGTGGCCGGTTCGGCGACCTACCAGAACGGCACGCAGAACCCGACGGAGTACATCTACGAGTACGTCAACGAACCGGTCTACCTGCGAATCTACAATCGGAGCGCTAACGGAACATCGAGTTTCGACGTGTTCTTCCGCGGCAACTCCGACCCCGAGTACTGGACGAAGGCCCGGAGTCTCACCGTGCCGGCGACCGGTCCGGAGGTCATCACCGTGGGTGCGACCCACTACGAGGACAACAGACTGGAATCGTTCTCCTCGCGCGGTCCGACCATCGATGGCCGCGTCAAACCCGATGTGGTCGCGCCCGACGGCATGCCGACATCCGCGTATCCTGATGGCTTCTACGGTACGTCGGCGGCCGCCCCGCACACCGCTGGCGTGGCGGCGCTGATGCTCGACGCGAACGAGAGCCTCACCCCTGCCGAAGTCGAGGAGCGCCTCGAATCCTCCGCGGTCCCCCTGCGAGGCACCGAACCCAACAGCCAGACGGGGTACGGCCTCGTGGACGCCGACGGCGCGATTGCCTCGGTCGAGGAGCCTTTCCCGGACCGAGTGACCTACTCGGCCGACCTCACCGAGGCCGACGGTGACGCCGCCGTTGACGACGACGTGGTGGCCTACGCGCTCGATTCGTCACGAAGCGCAGAGACGACCACCGACGCCACGGGGAACTTCTCGATGATGGCCGAGGGGGCCAACGACAGCTATCTCCTCGGCTACTATCAGGGCGACTTCGACCAACCGAGCGCCGAGTTCATGGCCCGCGACGGGTCGCCGGACCTGCAGGCGCTCGGCATCGTGAACGCGACGAACTCCTCGGACCTCGGCGACGTGACCCTGCCGGAGGCGCACGTCCTGAATGTGACCGTCGTGGACGAGAGCGGTGCGCCCGTCTCGAACGCCGAGGTCGATGTCATGGACTTCCAAATCCGGAACGGCGAGGGCGGATACGTTCCCTTCACCGCCGAGACCGACGCCGACGGTAGACTCGTCGTCGCCGGACGCCCCGGCATCGAAGTCGTCGGCGACGTGCGAGTGAGGGCCGCCCCGCCGGACGGAACCACCCGGTTTGCTGGCTCGAATTATACCGAGGTCATCGACGTGCAGAGCGACACCAACCTCACACTCACGCTCGACTCGGCGGGCGCTTCGGTGTCGGGACTGGTCACGGACGCGGCGGGCAACGCCTCGTCTGACGACCTCGTGTCCCTCAGTAGCGACGTGACTGGCGACTTCGAAACCGCCTACACGAACGCGACCGGCGACTTCACCGTGACCGGCGTCGAGACGGGAGCGCCCTACACCGTCGGCTACTATCAGGACTGGAACGCCATGACCGTTTTCCCGCGCGATGGGGTGGCGGACCTCTACGCGCTCGACCGAGTGAACGTCACCGGCGACACCGACCTCGGTCGGTTCGAGGTGCCGAACGCCTCGGTCATGAACGTCCGAGTCGTGGACGAGAGCGGCGAGGCCGTGCCGGGGGCCAACGTCTCGGTCGCTCACCACGGGCAGAACGCGACGACGGTCCTCTCCCGCGTTTCGATGGACTCGCAGGGGTGGATAACTCCCGGCGAGGGTCGCGGCATCGAGGTGACGGGCGAGGTCACTGTGGAGGTGACACCGCCCGAAAGCGACCTGTTCGTCGGCAAGAACTACACCCGGAACCTGACCATCACTGGTGACAAGAACGTCACTGTCGTTCTCGAAGACAACGCCGTTACGTTCAACGGAACGCTCAAGGAATCCGATGGCGACCCCGCATCGAACGTCGATGTAGTGGCCAGACAGCGAGCCGGAGAAGACGAGTTCGTCACCGAAACCGGTTCGGACGGGAACTTCTCGATGCTGGCCGAACAGGCCGACCTCGCCTACGCGCTGGGCTACTATCAGGGTGACCGCGACCAGCGCGGTCCCGACTTCATGCCCCGCGACGGGTCGCCGGACCTCTACACGTTCGACCTCGCAAACGGGACAAATGCGACCGACGTCGGCACCGTCACCCCGCCGCAGGCCCACGTTCTGAACGTGACCGTCGTGGACGAAAGCGGCGACCCCGTGCCGAACGTGACCGTCTACGTCGGTGACTCCCGCACGGAGGGCAGTATCGGTCACGGCATCGGACTCTTCTCGACCACCGACGCGAACGGGAAACTCTCGCCCGGTGACGCCGCTGGCATCGAGGTGGTCGGCACCGTGACCGCTCGGGTTTACGCGCCCGATTCGTCACGGTTCGTGGACGACATGTACACCCAGTACTTCTCCGACCTGACGAGCGACGAGAATCTCACCATCACGCTACAGGAGAGAGTCAACGTCTCCGGACAGATAGACGAGGCGGACGGGACGCCATCGTCGGACGACCTGCTGGCGGCTACCAGCGACACGGCAGACGACTTCCCGACCGCTAACTCCGACAGCGGTGGGAACTTCTCGCTCACCGGTCTCGCGGCCGGCGAGCGGTACAGCATCAACTACTACCAGAGCTACGGCAGTGATTCGGCGACCTTCCCGCGCGACGGTTCGCCCGACGTGTACGTGGTCGATACGGTGAACGTCACCGAGGACATGGACCTCGGGCACCGCGACTTGCCGAACGCCTCGGTCCTGAACGTCCGGGTCGTGGACGAGGACGGCGACCCGGTGGAAGGCGCTGACGCCGCCGTCGTCCACCGGAGATTAGACACTACCGCTGGCTTCGCTGGATTCACGACCGACTCCGCAGGCTACGCCACGGTGTACGACCGCCGGGGCGTCGAGATGACGGGTAACGTCACGGTGGAGGTTCGTCCTTCCGAGAACAACACGCGCTTCGTGAACGAGACCACGGTCCGAAATGTCACGGTTACGAGCGACCGGAACGTCACCGTCTCGCTAACCGAGCGCCGGGTCAACTTCACCGCCAGAATCGACGAGTCCGACGGCACCGCGGCCAGCGGCGACACGGTTGGGTTCAAGCGACTCCCCGACTCGCCCGGAACGCGGGGCTACACCAACTCGTCGGGCGAGTTCACGGTCGAACTCGAGCCAGACGAGCGGTACCAACTGGAGTACTATCAAGACGACCTCGCTACCGACGCGGACCTCGCGTTCCCCGACGACGGGTCGCCCGACCTCTACGCGCTCGGTCGGTACAACTCCAGCGAGACGCGGAACCTCTCGGCGGCCCTTCCCGAGGCCTACGACCTGAACGTCACGGTCGAGACGGCCGCTGGCGCGCCAATCGAGAACGCCGAGGTCAAGATTCGCCACCACGGCGCGGGCGACGCCATCGCCATGCACGGCGTGCCGACCAACGCCGAGGGGATGATGGAACCGCCGACCAGCGACGGACCGGGATTCGAGGTCACCGGCGAGGTGGACGTCATCGTCAAGCCGCCGGAGAACGCTACCTACGAACCCACCAAAACCTCGCTGACGGTCACGAACGCCACGAACCTCACGATGGTCCTTCGGGACTCCATCGACATCTCGGGCAACATCACCGAGGAGACCGGCGAGGCGGCCGCTGACGACCTCGTTTTCGTCCCGGCCGAGGACGTGAGCGGACAGGGCTTCGCCTACACCGACGCCGGTGGTAGCTTCTCGCTGACGGTCGGCGAGTCCTCCGGCACCTACGACGTGCAGTACTATCAGGGCAACTTCACCGACAAGGACGAGACGTTCATGCCCCGCGACGGGTCGCCTGACCTCTACTCCGTCGCGTCGGTGAACGCCTCCCAATCGACCGACCTCGGGAACGTGTCGCTTCCCCCGGCAAACGTCCTGAACGTCACGGTCGTCAACGAGAGCGACCTGCCGGTCGAGAACGCTTCCGTCAGGGTCAGACACACCCACGACGAAGCGACCACAGCGATTGCGGGCCTCTCCACCGACGAGCAGGGTCGGATGCGAATCTCGAACCCGTCTGTGAACCCCGGTATCGAGGTGCGGGGCAACGTCACCATCGAGGTCACGCCGCCCGAGAACGCCACGGGCTACCGAAACGAGACCTCCTCGCGGGTCCTCTCGGTGACGAACGACACCGCAGTCTCGGTCACGCTGGCCGAGCGAGACGAGACAGCGCCGACTATCACCCAGTTCGGCCTCGAATCCACCGGCCAGAATCTCGACGTCGAGGTCCGGGCCGACGAGGAGTTAGCCAACCTCACGGTTGACCTCGGGGGCGACGCCTCGGGAACCCTCACGCGCGAGAACTTCACGCTCGTCCGGAACGACACCGAACTCGTCTACACCGCGAACGTCTCGGACGGCCGCGACGGCCGCTTCGAGGCCACGCTGGTCAACGCCAGCGACCTCGCGGGTAACGACGGCGCGAACGGAGAGTCGTCCTCGGTGGTCGTGGACACCCACGCCCCGGCGGTGTATACTTCGATACTCGACCGAAACGACAGTGACAATCTCGTCACGGACGGCGAGACGGTCCGCATCGAGGCCACCGTCGTCGAGAACCGGACCAGCGTGGCGAACGTGACCGCCAACGCGACCGCACTCGGCGCTGGCACCGTGAATCTCACCCACCGGTTCGCCGACACCTACGCCGCCGCGGTCACGGTGTCCGACGCCGACAACGGCACTCACTCGATTCCGGTCACCGCCACGGACGCGGCCGGCAACACCAACGTCAGTAGCGGGTCGATAGAAGTGGACAACGCTCCTCCGGAAATCTCGTACTTTACCGTGTCTTCGGGTATCTCTGAATCAACGCTGAAGATTGAAATTCATTCCCAAGAACAACTAAAGACACGTAAAGTCAATCTAAATAATAGCAATGGCAATACTATTACGTTCACGAATCTGACCAGTGCGACACGTATCGGAACCTACGCGTACACAGTCAATTACGACGTCAACAAAGACGGAACCTACCGCGCAACCCTCGTCAACGCCACCGACGCGGCGGGCAACCGGGTCGCGGGCGAACCGACCAACGAAACCGTCGTTGACACGCACGCGCCGAACGTCTCCGACTTCTCGATGGCGAACGACGCCGGCACCGTGACCGTCTCGTTCGAGGCCGACGAGGAGCTAAACTCCTCCAGCGTAATCGCAAACGTCACCAACGAGTCCGGCGCGCAAATTCGGACGCTCGACTCGTTCAGCGCGTCCGGTGGAACCTACACTGCGAGTTTCGACGCCGGGTCGGGCGTCAACGAGACGTGGACCGCCGAACTAGTTCGGGCCGAGGACGACCACGGACTCGACGGCGCGTCGGGCCAGCAGGCCTCGGCCTTCGTGGACGCGACTGCCCCGACGATTTCGGCGTTCGACGCGACGTTCGAGAACGGGACGCTCACCGTCACCTTCGACGCCGACGAGGAGCTAAACCAGAGCGCGACGACCGTGAGAGTCGCCGACGCAGACGGGAACGCGGTGACGCTCGACTCCTTCGCGGTCTCGTCCACCGACACCTACACCGCGACCTACGATGTCTCCTCGGGGGTCCACCGCCAGTGGTACTCGGCCGAGTTGACGCGGGCCGAGGACCCCGCCGGGAACCCCGCGACGTACGACACGACGGTCGATGTCGCGGTCGAAGTGGATACTCTCGCGCCGACCGTCCAGAACTTCGCGGTCGTCGCCGACGGGCAGGACGTTGACCTCGTTCTCGACGCCGACGAGGACTTGACTGGCATCAACGCCTCGGTCGGCGGCGAGGTCAGCGAGACGCTCTCGCGGGCCGACTTCGGCGAATCCTACGACAGCGGGACCTACACCTACCGCGCGAACGTCTCGAACGGGACCGACGGGACTTTCGAGGCAACGTTGGGCAACGCCTCCGACGCCTACGGTAACGACGGCGCGACCGGCCAGACCGCTTCCGCGGTGGCGGACACCCACGCGCCGGAAATCTCGAACTTCTCGGCGACCCTCGACGCGACCACTATCGACGTTCGATTGTCAGCCAACGAGACGTTGGACGCCGACCGAATCAGCGTGGTCATCGAGAACGACGAGGGCCACGCGGTCGATTACCTCCAGTCGTTCGAGGAGACCGGCCAGAACGAGTACTGGAGTCGCTACGAGGTGAATTCGGGCGTCACCGAAAACTGGACGGTCAGGCTGAGACTCGCCGAGGACACCCACGGAAACGACGGTGCGACCGGCCAGACCGAAGCCCTGTTCGTGGACACGGTTCCGCCGAACGTCACCGACTTCGACGCGGCCTACGCGAATCGGACCATCACGGCGACGCTCACGGCGGACGAGAAACTCTCGGCGGGCGACACCGCCGTCTCCATCGTCAACGAGAGCGGCGACGTGCCAATCTTCATGTCCCAAATCGGCTTCTCGCACGTCGAGGGTACGACCTACGAGGCGACGTACTCGGTCCGAGACGGCGCAAACGGGACCTACAGCGTGACGCTGGACCGAGTGACAGACGACTCGGGCACCCTGAACCGGACCGACCTCTCGCGGACTGTCGTCGTGGACACGACCATCCCCGAAGTCGCAGACTTCTCGGCGCGCTCGCTCGCCGACGGGTCGATTGCGGTGAACTTCTCGGCCAACGAGTCGCTAGGGGACATCGCAGTCTCGGTTTCCGGCCCCGACAGTGCGACCCTGACGGAGGCCGACTTCACCAACGACAGCGGAACCTACACCGCGACCTACGCGCCTGCTACTGACGGCGAGTACACCGTCACCGTCGAGCGCGCCGCGGACGAGTTCGGCAACGACGGCGCAACCGGCCAGACCGATTCGGTTGTCGTGGACACCCACGCGCCGGAAATCTCGAACTTCACGGCGACGAGCGCAGACGGTCGGAGCGTCGTCGTCACGTTCGACAGCAACGAGTCGCTGGTCGGCATCTCGCTGGTTCACGAGGGACTGACCGAGGTGGACCTGTCCGAGAACGAGACGGCGGGCGACTACACCTATCAGTGGACGCTCGAGGCCGACGAAGACGGCGAGTACACCGTGCGACTCGTAGAAGCCGTGGACGCCCACGGCAACGACGGCGCAGGGAACCGGACCGTTTCGGCGGTCGTGGACACCCGCGCGCCGAACACCTCGGCGACCCTCTCGGGCACCGAGACCGACGCCGGATTCTCCTCCGACGTGACGCTGAACCTGACCGTGAGCGACGCTCTCTCGGGCGTCAGCGAGACCAACTATCGACTCGGCGGGAGCGGCGACTGGGTGCCCTACGACGGCAACGTCACGATTTCGGGCGACGGCAACCGCACCGTCGAGTTCTACAGCGTGGACGCCGATGGCAACGCCGAGCGCCGGGCAATCCAGAACTTCACCATCGACACCCACGCGCCGAACTCGTCGGTCGAGGCCTCGGGCGACGTTGGCGAGTCGGGGTGGTTCACCTCGGCCGTCTCGGTCAACGTCACGGCCACCGACGAGACCACCGGCGTCGAGCGCGTCGAGTACCGCGTGGACGACGGCGAGTGGACCACCTACGACGGGAACGTGACGATTGCCGACGACGGCAGACACACCGTCGAGTACCGGGCCATCGACGCTGTCGGGAATCACGAGGACAACGGGTCCTCGTCGGTCGAAATCGACGCGACCGACCCGGAAACCAAGTTCGCCACCAACGCGACCGAGAGCGACTACGGGTGGTACGACTCGGACGTGGCGGTGAACCTGTCGGCAGACGACGCCACTAGCGGCGTGAGCGAGACGTACTATCGCGTCGATGACGACAACTGGTCGGTCTACGAGGGCAACCTCACGATTACGGAAGACGGCAACCACACCGTCGAGTTCTACAGCGTGGACCTCGCGGGCAACGTCGAGACCAACCGGACCCGGACGGTCAGCATCGACACGACCAAGCCGGAGTTCGGGTCGAGTCCGGGTCTCAACCGGACCGACGAGATTCTGCCCGAACACGCGATTTCGGTCGTCGTGGACGCCCGCGACGGACGGGGCGTGGCCGACGTGACCGTCGGCGGCGTCTCGGTCGGGCCGGACGGGAAGGGGCCGGTTCCGGCCTCGCCGAAGTTGGGCAACCACACCTTCGAGGTCGTGATTACCGACCTCGCGGGCAACCAGCGCGTCGTGGAGGCCGGCGAGTACAGCGTCGGTCGAGAGGTCGAAATGAACCAGACCGACAACGGGACGCTCTCGGCCGAGACCGACGACACCAACGTCGGCGCGGTCACCATCGACCCCGAGAACGAGACCGGAAACGCCAGCGTCAAGGTCGGCACGTCGAAGTCGAACCCGACGAACTCGTCGGTCGAAAACGGGACCTCGCTCTACTTCCCGCAAATCAACACCAGCGTCTCGAACGACAACATCGAGAACGCCTCGGTGACGCTCACGGTCGAGCAGTCGCGGGTCCGCCAGCGATACGTTCTGCCCGGCACGGTCAAGTTCTGGGTCCAGAACGAGACGACATCCGAGTGGACCAAGGTGGACGCTCGGCGAGTCGGACAGACCGACGACACCTACACCTACGACATCGAAGCGCCCCACTTCTCGACCTACGCGGTGACTGGCGACACCGAGTCGGCCGACCCGAACATCACCGCGTTCGGTCCGCAGAACGACTCACTCGTCGCGGGCAACGTGACGCTCTCGGCGTCCTACGGTGACGGCTACTCGGGTATCGACCCCGCGAACGTCACGCTGACGCTGGAGGACGCGGGCGGAACCGAGGACGTGACGAGCGAGGCCGACGTGACCGACTCGGGCCTCGCGTTCACCCGGAACCTCTCCGCGGGCACCTACAACGCCACGCTCTCCGTGACGGACAACGCGAGCAACGCCGCGTCGCGGGCCATCACGTTCACCGTGGCGAATCGCTCGTCGGGCGGTGACGACGGAAACGGCGGCAGTGGTGGCGGTAGCGGTGGAAGCGGCGGCGGTGGCGGAGGCGGCGCGGGCGGTGCGCCCCCGCCAGCGGTGCAGGTCTCGGTAGTCGAACTGACTCAGACCGGGTTCCGCGCCGAGATTGCCAACGCTCGGTCGGGGTCGGCCGGTCGGGTTTCGCTCGACGGCGGCATCGCCGTGGGCGACGTGACGGTCCAGCGCCTCGTGGTCACGCCCGAGAGCGAGGAGGCCGAGGCGCGCTTCTTCATTGACGGCGCAGTCAGTCAGACCTTGCCGGAGGGTGCCAGCGCGCTCGACGCGACCGAACTGGGCTACCTGAATCTGAGTACGACCTACATCTCGTCGTCGGCGCTCGCCGAGGTCGGCGTGACGTTCGCGGTGCCCGCCGAATCGGCCGCTGTGGCGGAGAACGTCGCGCTCTACCGACTCGACGGCGGGTCGTGGACGCAAATCGAGACCAGCGTGGTCGCCGAGCGCGGTGGCAAGTACGTCCTGAGAGCGAACGCGCCCGGCGTCGGCACCTTCGCGGTCGGCGCGCAGGGCGGCGACCTCTCGGTGACCGAGGCCTCTGTCGGCGCGCAGGAGGTCCAAGCCGGCGGGACGGTCGAAGTGACTGCGACCGTCGAAAACGTCGGCGAGGGCGCTGGGACCGCGACCGCAGAAATTTCCGTCGGCGGCGAGACCGTCGCCGAGGAGCAGGTGACTGTCTCCCCCGGCGAGTCCGAGACCGTCACGGTCGAAGTGACCCTCGATTCCCCCGGAACCCACGAAATCGCGGTCAACGGGGTCTCTGCGGGCGAGGTCTCGGTTGCGGGTGACTCCGCAACGACCGCGGAAGGCGGCGACGGCGACTCCGGCGACGGGTCGGGCGACGACGGTTCGGACGGCGACTCCGGCAGTAGCGGCGGTATCCCCGGATTCGGCGTCTCGGCCACGCTGGCCGCGCTCGCCGCCGGTCTGCTGGTCGCTCGTCGTCTAGAATAG